A window of candidate division KSB1 bacterium contains these coding sequences:
- a CDS encoding glucose-1-phosphate thymidylyltransferase, whose product MKALITAGGKGTRLRPLTHTSNKHLLPIANKPILHYSLEKIAKTGIKQVGIITNQEDTVLKEAIGNGDIWGLEITYIPQDAPLGLAHVVKIAEPFIGDDSFIFYLGDNMVVGDLDRFINEFERSGSNCHLTLARVKDPERFGVPLIENDRIIAIEEKPKNPRSEFAVAGIYIYDPNIFKAVNNIAPSWRKELEISDAHQYLLDHGYTISFSEITGWWKDTGKPADILEANRLILEHTIGDLQGMIDKDSLVTGNVVLEEGVEIINSTVRGPAVIGANTRVENSFIGPFTSIGKACQMRNSEIEFSIVMDECEICDVDIRIEGSLLGSAARIKQAGGRPRSNRFMVGDQSLIEIP is encoded by the coding sequence ATGAAAGCATTGATTACGGCAGGAGGAAAAGGAACGCGTCTGAGACCATTGACTCATACCAGTAATAAGCATCTGCTGCCCATCGCAAACAAACCCATTTTGCACTATTCACTGGAAAAAATTGCCAAAACAGGGATTAAACAAGTGGGGATCATTACCAATCAGGAAGATACAGTACTCAAGGAAGCGATTGGCAATGGTGATATCTGGGGACTGGAAATTACCTATATTCCTCAGGATGCTCCTTTGGGGCTTGCGCATGTGGTGAAAATCGCCGAGCCGTTTATCGGAGATGATTCTTTTATTTTTTACCTTGGTGATAACATGGTGGTCGGCGATCTGGATCGATTTATAAACGAGTTTGAACGCTCAGGGTCTAATTGTCATCTCACCCTGGCGCGGGTCAAAGACCCGGAGCGTTTTGGCGTCCCCTTGATTGAAAATGACCGAATAATTGCCATTGAAGAGAAACCAAAAAATCCCCGGAGCGAGTTTGCGGTCGCCGGCATCTATATTTACGACCCGAATATTTTCAAAGCGGTAAATAATATTGCGCCCAGCTGGAGAAAAGAACTGGAAATATCAGATGCGCATCAATATCTTTTGGACCATGGCTACACAATAAGCTTTTCTGAAATCACCGGATGGTGGAAAGATACAGGAAAGCCGGCTGATATTTTGGAAGCCAATCGATTGATCCTTGAACATACAATTGGCGATTTACAGGGGATGATTGACAAGGACTCGCTGGTCACGGGGAATGTCGTCCTGGAAGAAGGCGTTGAAATTATCAATAGTACAGTCCGCGGGCCTGCAGTTATCGGAGCCAATACTCGTGTCGAGAACAGCTTTATCGGTCCGTTTACGTCAATCGGTAAAGCCTGTCAAATGCGAAACAGTGAAATCGAGTTCAGTATTGTCATGGATGAATGTGAAATATGTGATGTCGATATCCGCATTGAAGGAAGTTTGCTGGGTTCAGCCGCCCGGATTAAACAGGCTGGAGGACGACCGAGATCCAACCGATTTATGGTCGGAGATCAGAGCCTGATTGAGATCCCGTGA
- a CDS encoding T9SS type A sorting domain-containing protein, which produces MAVNLTSFTAEWKNQSVSLQWDVENLINHAGFNVYRSDNSDSGYEKINSNLIVAGAGQTGTATQYIFTDRNASSESMYKLQEVSINGEHTFYGPVACNMLASNVRDDKSHVFQYRLHENFPNPFNLSTTVQFECAQAGPVSLKIFNMRGQLVKTLLNQTMGAGEHSINWNGMNEFGLDQSSGVYFVTITAGEYTDRLKVSLVR; this is translated from the coding sequence ATGGCAGTCAATTTGACCTCTTTTACAGCAGAGTGGAAAAATCAAAGTGTTTCCCTGCAATGGGACGTTGAAAATCTGATCAATCACGCCGGTTTTAACGTGTACCGAAGCGATAACAGTGATTCCGGATATGAAAAGATAAATTCAAATTTGATTGTCGCAGGCGCCGGGCAAACCGGCACGGCAACACAATACATATTTACCGACCGCAATGCATCATCAGAAAGTATGTACAAGCTGCAGGAAGTCAGTATCAACGGAGAACACACATTTTACGGACCTGTTGCCTGCAATATGTTGGCATCCAATGTTAGAGATGACAAAAGTCACGTTTTTCAGTATCGTCTGCATGAGAATTTTCCCAATCCCTTTAATTTATCAACCACTGTCCAGTTTGAATGTGCACAAGCCGGACCTGTAAGTCTAAAGATATTTAACATGCGAGGGCAGTTGGTGAAAACACTGTTGAATCAAACCATGGGGGCAGGTGAACATTCAATCAACTGGAACGGAATGAACGAGTTTGGATTGGACCAAAGTTCAGGTGTCTACTTTGTGACCATCACCGCCGGAGAATATACAGACCGATTAAAAGTCTCTCTTGTGCGCTAA
- the istA gene encoding IS21 family transposase produces the protein MMNKRIIFEIHKLADMGMKQRQIARKLCISRPTVQKYLNSPDIATPPRRPKPGKLEPFYNYIDELLEGWPNASAVVIKQRIDEKGYTGGITILRDYLLAKRGGKKRSKAYIRFESSPGEQCQFDWGHFGSLIYGNTSRKLYCMTVIECHSRMLYIEFTHSQNKEAVMRTLLNSFLFFGGAPKELVHDNLKTAVIERIGDIIRFNEDYLHFLRPFHIRPYACGIRDASAKGKIEKGGVHYVRYNFWPCRTFADLDDVNVQACKWRDHIANTRIHATTNEKPVERFQPKALRPLPDVLPDTRDHSEAKVHSDCRFKFDANYYSAPWWMAGKTVSVKADNHTIWAGHKNKIVAVHTRSWKRRAVIENPNHISELLKTRKKARLTRQEQLLFSMGEPIKLFIENLAKAGKSLSRASSHLLELREQYGAKAVVEAVEITLKYKAYGVDYVENILHQKMHIKTYYPKVTLKDETLNQLQLQEPDLLIYDAITLKKSRNNDDKN, from the coding sequence ATGATGAATAAACGAATCATCTTTGAAATTCACAAATTGGCTGATATGGGCATGAAACAACGCCAAATTGCCAGAAAGTTATGTATTTCAAGACCAACTGTGCAAAAATATCTCAACTCCCCGGATATTGCCACACCTCCCAGACGTCCAAAGCCAGGTAAATTGGAACCGTTCTATAATTATATTGATGAACTGCTGGAAGGTTGGCCGAACGCCAGCGCTGTTGTTATTAAACAACGTATCGACGAAAAAGGCTATACCGGAGGGATTACGATTTTGCGCGATTACCTCCTTGCTAAACGAGGAGGTAAGAAACGATCCAAAGCCTACATTCGGTTTGAAAGCAGCCCTGGTGAACAATGTCAGTTTGATTGGGGGCATTTCGGCAGTCTCATTTATGGCAACACCTCCAGAAAACTGTACTGCATGACGGTGATAGAATGCCATTCCAGAATGCTCTACATCGAGTTCACACATAGTCAAAACAAAGAAGCTGTGATGCGCACCCTGTTGAATTCTTTTTTATTCTTTGGTGGCGCTCCCAAAGAACTGGTGCACGATAATTTGAAAACAGCGGTCATTGAACGAATCGGCGATATTATCCGGTTCAACGAAGATTATTTGCATTTCTTGCGCCCTTTTCATATCAGACCTTACGCGTGCGGCATAAGGGACGCATCCGCAAAAGGCAAGATAGAAAAAGGCGGTGTTCATTACGTTCGCTATAACTTTTGGCCGTGCCGCACCTTTGCCGATCTGGATGATGTAAATGTGCAAGCCTGCAAATGGCGCGATCACATTGCAAATACACGTATTCACGCAACAACGAATGAAAAACCGGTTGAACGTTTTCAGCCGAAAGCCCTGCGTCCATTGCCGGATGTATTGCCGGATACCAGAGATCATTCAGAAGCTAAAGTCCATTCCGATTGCCGGTTTAAATTTGATGCAAATTATTATTCAGCGCCTTGGTGGATGGCCGGTAAAACAGTCAGTGTCAAAGCGGATAACCATACAATTTGGGCAGGCCATAAAAACAAAATTGTTGCTGTACACACGCGAAGCTGGAAACGCCGGGCTGTTATTGAAAATCCGAACCATATTTCAGAACTTTTGAAAACACGTAAAAAGGCAAGGTTAACCAGACAAGAACAACTCTTGTTTTCAATGGGTGAACCCATCAAACTATTCATCGAAAATTTGGCCAAGGCCGGGAAAAGCCTTTCCCGGGCATCCAGTCATCTCCTGGAATTAAGAGAACAATATGGAGCCAAAGCAGTTGTGGAGGCCGTTGAAATAACCCTCAAATACAAAGCCTATGGCGTCGATTATGTTGAGAATATCCTGCATCAAAAAATGCATATTAAAACATATTACCCCAAAGTTACCCTCAAAGATGAAACGCTCAATCAGTTACAATTACAGGAACCCGATCTGTTAATCTATGATGCCATTACTTTGAAAAAAAGCAGGAACAATGATGACAAAAATTGA
- the istB gene encoding IS21-like element helper ATPase IstB encodes MMTKIENTIHKLQQLRLNTMAEYLEDAFEKEKEQNNGFLWLLDYLLDLENESRWKRSVENRIKASHLIDKCLPSDFDFKFHVSRQQNRSLVLRLSECDFIHKKQDVIFIGAPGTGKTRLAKTIAYQACLKNERVLFTTAIDMINHLIAAQADQSLLKKLKFYQTPSLLVCDELGFLSLDEQSSNLFFQVLSARHERVSTIVTTNLPFGRWGEIFQSAVIAQAIADRLVKNSEIILMEGPSYRQKNK; translated from the coding sequence ATGATGACAAAAATTGAAAATACAATCCACAAATTGCAGCAGTTGCGACTCAATACCATGGCCGAATATCTCGAAGATGCCTTTGAAAAAGAAAAAGAGCAGAACAACGGCTTTCTGTGGCTGCTCGATTATTTGCTTGACCTGGAAAACGAATCACGCTGGAAACGCTCTGTTGAAAACAGAATCAAAGCGTCGCATTTGATTGATAAATGCTTGCCAAGTGACTTTGATTTTAAATTCCATGTCTCCCGACAACAGAACCGATCCCTTGTTTTGCGTTTGTCCGAATGTGATTTTATTCATAAAAAACAAGACGTGATCTTTATTGGCGCCCCCGGAACCGGAAAAACCCGATTAGCAAAAACCATAGCTTATCAAGCCTGTTTGAAAAATGAACGTGTACTCTTCACAACAGCTATTGATATGATTAATCACCTCATTGCCGCTCAAGCTGATCAGTCGTTGTTAAAAAAACTAAAATTTTATCAAACTCCAAGTCTGCTTGTTTGTGACGAGTTGGGTTTTCTTTCGCTTGACGAACAGTCATCAAATCTTTTTTTCCAGGTGCTCAGTGCCAGGCATGAACGTGTGAGTACAATCGTGACCACCAATCTGCCCTTTGGCCGCTGGGGAGAGATCTTTCAAAGTGCTGTAATCGCTCAAGCCATCGCAGACCGGCTCGTTAAAAACTCGGAGATT